The bacterium DNA window CCCATTAGGAGGTAGGATGACAAAAAAATTGACACTCGCGATAGCGATTATCGCACTTTGCACTGTCGCGGCGGCGTTTGCGCAGGATGCTCCCGTCGAGGCCAAAGCCGGATGGTTCAATTGGGATGCCGGAACACTCGCGCTCATCGGAGTCGGAATCGCGGTCGTGCTGGCAGGTTTCGGATCGGCTATCGGGATCGGGATCGCGGCGAATATGTCTATCGGCGCGATGCACGAGCATCCCGGATTGTTCCCGCAGTTCTTACTTCTGTCGGCGCTTCCGGGAACGCAGGGCATTTACGGATTCGTCGCGGGATTTTTAATTATCCTGTGGACCGGGCTTCTGAACGACCCATCCGCGCTGGCGGCGCTTACGCCGGTGCAGGGATGGCATTTCCTATTCGCGGGAGTGCCTGTCGGGTTGGCCGGATTGGTTTCGGGAATTCATCAGGGCAAGGTTTGTGCATCGGGCGTTGGGCTTGTCGTAAGAGATAAGGCGAATGTCGCCAAGGCTATGACGCTCGCGGCTTTCGTCGAGTTCTACGCCATCCTCGGTCTTCTGGCCAGCGTGTTAATTTTACTCTCCATCAAGTAAAATGGGTATAAATGGAATCATAAATAAAATCTCCGCCGATGCCGACACTCAGATAGCCCAACTCGAGGCCGAAAACAAAAAGGCTATGCAAAAAATAAAGGAAGAAGCGCTTAAAAACGTCGCAGAGATCGAAAAATCGGCGCAAATTCGAGCAACGGAAGAACAACAACGCGCCTTCGATCAGACACTTTCGCGCGAAGAGGCAAAGCTACGAGTCGAATTCCTCCGAGTAAAACAAGAGCTAGTCGTAGAGACTTTCGCAAAGGCGCGCAATAGCCTTCTAGGATTACCAAATGAAGAGCTAAAAAAACGCTATTTAAATCACATCGTGTCTTTCGGCGAAAAAAACGGCAAGATAATCGTCGGCTCTGAAGATAAAGCTCTTCTGGATGAAGACTTCGTGAAATCTGCGGGGGATGCGGTGGGAGGTTCTTTCGACCGCGAGCTTAGCGATAGCTTCAAACACGGTTTTATGCTTATCGCCGGCAAAATCCAATATGACGCGCGTTTCGACGAGCTTTATAATGAGATAAGCGAGAGTAAAACAGACCAAATCGCCTCTATATTGTTCTCAGGGGAGGCTGAATGAGCCTCAATGTGCCCTTAGTGGTCACTCCAGACTCGAGA harbors:
- a CDS encoding V-type ATP synthase subunit K, whose product is MTKKLTLAIAIIALCTVAAAFAQDAPVEAKAGWFNWDAGTLALIGVGIAVVLAGFGSAIGIGIAANMSIGAMHEHPGLFPQFLLLSALPGTQGIYGFVAGFLIILWTGLLNDPSALAALTPVQGWHFLFAGVPVGLAGLVSGIHQGKVCASGVGLVVRDKANVAKAMTLAAFVEFYAILGLLASVLILLSIK